Part of the Priestia filamentosa genome, ATATTCCTCATGTTATTGTACCTCCTTCGCCTGGAACTTTTTGTTCGCTTGGTTTATTGGTAACGGATATCCGTAGGGATTATGTGCGAACAGAACTACTTGAACCGGGAGAAGATAGTTTAATAACAATACGCCAACACTTTGAAAGTATGAAAGTAGAAGGTACACAACTATTGGCAAAAGAAAATGTTCATCCATCTAAAAGGAGTTTTTCTCTGGACATTGATGTTCGTTTTGTTGGTCAAAATTATGAACTTCCCGTTCCAGTTCAATGGGAAGAGTTAACGTCTGATGGAGTACAACATATCATTTCACGCTTTCATAAAATCCATGAAAAAAACTATGGATATTCTGATGAGGAAGGGAAAATTGAATTTGTAAATTACCGAGTTACAGCATTTGGTGAGTTACCAAAAGCTCCGTTAGTCAAAGCAAGTCAGGAGGATAATTGTTTAGTAGAAGCAGTATCTTACCGAGATGTCTATTTCTCAGAAGCGAATAATCTAGGCTATTATAAAACAGGGATTTATAACCGTAGCGATTTAAATGCAGGGAATCGGGTTCAAGGACCTGCTATCATTGAGCAAATGGACACCACAATTTTAATTTTACCAAGTCAATCAGCTGTAATAGATCCATATCAAAATCTCATTATTAATACATTTGGCGAGGTGGAGAAAAATGAAGCATAATATCGATCCGATTACTTTAGAAATTATGGGAAATCTTTTATTATCAATAGCTGAGGAAATGGGAGTAACACTTGTTAAAACTGCCTACTCTACAAATATAAAAGAACGAAAAGATGCTTCCACTGCAATATTTGATGCTCAGGGTCGAATGATTGCACAAGCAGAACATGTGCCAATGCATCTTGGATCTATGCTCAGTGTAGTTACGGAAGTACTGAAAAAATTTCCTCCTGAGACAATTCAACCAGGTGACATGTTTATAACGAATGATCCTTATGCAGGAGGAGGGACACACCTTCCTGATATTACAATGATTGAACCTGTATTCATAGAAAATAACTTAGTTGCCTTTGTAGCCAATATTGCCCATCACTCTGATATCGGTGGAAAGGTACCTGGAAGTACATCAGCTGATGCGAATAGTATTTTCCAAGAGGGCACAAGAATCCCTTTAATTCGTATTTGCCGTCAAGGGGAAATCGTACAGGAAACAATGGAATTTATTATGATTAATAGTCGAACTTCGGGAGAGAGACATGGAGATTTGCTTGCCCAAATTTCATGTAATAAAGCTGGTACTAAACGAATGATTGAAGTAGTTAACCAATATGGGATAGAACACTTCACAGCTTGTACAGATGCCTTGCTTGATTACGCTGAGGAATTAATGCGTGCGGGTATTCGTAGTTTACCAAATGGTACTTATTCATTTGAAGATTATCTAGATGATGATGGTGTTGATTTAGAGAGAAAAGTTCCTATTCGCGCTACTATAACTATTGGAGATGGTACAGCCACTGTAGATTTTACAGGTACAAGTCCACAGGTAAGGGGTCCACTTAACGTTGTCTTTTCGGGTACATTAACAACAGTCTTTTATTGTTTTAAAGCTATAGCCGGTCAAAATATTTTTGCTAATCAGGGGATTTATCGTGCATTAAAAGTAATAGCACCTGAAAATTCATTAGTCAATTGTTCTTTACCCGCACCAGTGGGAGTAAGGGTCGATACAGCTCAAAGGATTGCAGATGTTATTTTTGGAGCGTTAGCTAAAATAGCACCAGATAGAGTAGTTGCTGCTTGTAATAGTTCTGTTACTTCTGCTATTTTCTCTGGAATTAATCCAAATACAAATAATTACTTTGTTTATTTAGAAACCATTGCAGGAGGATCAGGGGCACATAGCCATGGAGATGGGTTAAGTGGTGTACAAGTCCATATGACTAATACTTCAAACCTACCTATTGAAGCATTAGAACGAGAATATCCAATACTTGTAGAAAGTTATAGACTTTCTAAAGATTCTGGAGGAGCAGGGCGTTATAGAGGTGGATTAGGAATCCAGAGAGAGTTTAGAATGCTAACTGATAATTTGAACTATACAGGTTTAGGTGAAAGGCACAAACTTTCTCCATGGGGAATTTCAGGAGGTAAAAACGGAGCTCCAGGAAGCTTTTGGTTAACAAGAAAAGGCGATAAACCTGAAAAAATAAAGTCTAAAATCTCAGATTTAATTTTAAATAGGGAAGATCTAATTACGGTACACACACCTGGATCCGGAGGATATGGCAACCCACTTGAGCGACAAATTGATCTTATTATTAACGATGTAAAAGAAGGCAAAGTCTCTATAGAATCCGCAAGAAAAGATTATGGTGTAGCATTAACGGAAGATTTACAAGTTGATGTTAATTTAACAAGGGAATTAAGAGAAGGCGTTATTGTTAAGTAAAGCGATGGATAATAATAAAGTTAGTTATTTTTCTTAAAACGTTGGTTGAAATAAGATGGGATTATTACCTGTTCAATTTTGTATATAAAAAAGGTGGAGTTCTTTCCATCTTTTTTTATATACAAAGTATTCCTTTTTTCATTTTTATCTATATTGATTCTAATAAGTACTAATCTTTAATTAGTTAGCAACAAAGTAAATGTTTTTTAATAGAGCTGGATTAAATAATGAATATCGTGAATTTTGGGGGTTAACTATGAAACTTATAGGGATAGGTGATAACGTAATAGATTATTACAAGGATCAAAACCTTATATATCCAGGGGGAAATGCACTAAATGTAGCTGTAATGAGTAAGCGAAATGGGGCACAGGAATGTGCCTATTTAGGGATAATAGGAAATGATAGTAATGCAAAGCATGTACTTTCATGTTTAAAGGAGGAAGAAATTAACGTTGAAAGGGTACGCTTTGTTACTGGAATAAACGGAGAAGCTATCGTTTCTCTGAATGATACAGGGGATCGAGTGTTTGTAGGAACTAATAAGGAGACTAGAGTTCAATCTTTATTATCACTTAGATTTCAAAAGATAGACATGAATTATATAAATAAATATGATGTCATTCATACTAGTATTAATAGTGATATTAACCATGAACTGATTAAGCTTTCACATAAAGCAATTTCCTACGATTTTTCTACTCCTGAAAAATGGAATGAAAGTTTACTATCACAAATTTGTCCTTTTATTACTTATGCATTTTTTTCAGGTAGCGAGCTCCCAATAAATCAAATATATTCCCTCTTTGACTCCGTGCATCAATACGGAGTAAATGTTGTAGGGGTAACAAGGGGCGATAAACCAGCCATATTCTCAGAGAATGGAGAAATATCTGAACAACAGCCTTTACCTACTGAGTTAATAGATACCATGGGAGCTGGAGACTCCTTTATAGCAGGTTTTTTAACTCATTACCATGAACAATTAGATATGAAGAAAGCTTTGCTCAAAGCTGCTGAATCAGCAGCGAAAACTTGTAAGCATCATGGAGCTTTTGGCTATCCAAAATATAAGAAAGAAGTACACTCAACTAGCAAATAAAACAATTTTTTAAATTCCTTAACTTACTTATGTGACTTATAACGATTTCCTTTTGCAAAACATACTCAACCTTTACAATTACTGCTATACTTTTATATAATTTGGTCTAACATATATATTTTAATTTTTTGAAAATCTAATAAAGTGTCTGACTAGACTATATTTCGCTTTATCTAAAGGATTCTATAACTGCTTAGGTGATAATAATGGATATTAAAAATAGTGATATACCACTTTATGAGCAATATGCAGAAAAGTTCCGTCGAATGATTTTGAATAATGAATATAAAGTAGGGGATAAATTTCCTGTCGAAATGGAATTAGCTAAAAAGTATGGTGTAGCAAGAATTACTATTCGTACAGCTATTAATGAGCTTGTGGAAGAAGGCTTATTAGTAAGAAAACGTGCAAAAGGGACATTTGTTACAGAACCAAAGATTGAACGAGAGTTTGTTAACGTAGCCAGCTTTACAGAACGTATGCAGTCCCGAGGTATTAAAGCGAGTGCAAAATGTCATTCAATCAATAAAATTAAAGCTGACGCGAAGTTGTCAAAACGCCTACAAATTGAGGAAGGCAAGGAAGTTGTCGAGATTGTAAGAATTCGTTTAACGGATGGAAAACCCGTGGCTCTAGAACGTTCATATCTTCCAAGTTATCTTTTTCCAGGTATTGAAAATGAGGACTTAGAAAATAATTCTTTATATCGTTTATTAGAAAGTAAATATTCCATCCGTCCTGGTCATTCGAGTAAAACACTTGAATTAACAAGAGCTAGTTTAAAGGAAGCACAGCTATTAAATACTAAGGCTAGTGCATCATTATTTTTGTTATTAGGCATTGTGTTCTCGGAAGAAAATCAAGTAATGGAATATGTAGAAAGTTTATTTTTAGGAGATCGTTTTCGTTTTCAAGTATATTAAACAGTATAATACTTGTAGTTTTAGGGTGCAGTGGATATGTGATACTTAAGGAACCGGCAATCAATTAATTGTCGGTTCCTTTTTAATTGTAATTATTTATAAAGACAAATAGAGACTTTTTTTATTGATACGAGGCGACTTTTTGTTTATGGAGGGAGAGGAGAAGGGCTAACTTCCCCAAATACAGACTATGGTAACTGATTTATCATGACTCATCTCAAAAACCATGGTTTTTGAAAAAGGGAAAAAGCTACTCTCAAGAGTAGCTTTTCTAAAGAATCACATACTAAAGGAAATAGCAGGCCAATCGTAAAAAAATACAAACACGAGAAATCAACAAACATTGATTTAAATAAAAAATAGAAAGATATTCAGAAAGATTTTACAGATCCATGAGGGTCAATAACAAATTTCTTTGATGCTCCTTGATCGAATTCAGCATATGCAGCTGGGGCTTGATCCAATGAAATAATCGTAGCATTGACTGCTTTTGCAATTTGAGCTTTTCCATTTAAAATAGCCATCATTAAATCACGATGATATTTCATAACTGGCGTTTGTCCAGTCACAAAAGTGTGTGACTTAGCCCACCCTAATCCTAATCGAATCCTTAAGGTTCCAAATTTCGCATCTTCATCTACTGCACCTGGATCTCCAGTAACATAAAGTCCTGGAATACCAAGGCGACCTCCTGCACGAGTTACTTCCATAATTGAATTTAATACCGTGGCAGGAGCTTCACCAGTGGATGCACCGTGTCCATGAGCTTCAAACCCTACACAATCAATCGCACAATCCACTTCTGGTATACCTAGAATTTGTTCAATCTGCTCCCCAAGATTTGGATGTTCTCTTAAATTCACTGTTTCGCAACCGAAACTTCTAGCCTGAGTTAGCCGTTCACTGTTCAAGTCACCCACAATCACAACTGACGCTCCTAGAATTTGAGCAGAATGGGCAGCAGCCAGACCAACAGGACCCGCACCAGCAACATAAACTGTAGAGCCAGGTCTAACTCCTGCACTTATCGCCCCATGATAACCTGTTGGAAATATATCAGAGAGCATGGTTAAATCAAGGATTTTTTCCATAGCTTGATCCTTATCAGGAAATTTCAGCAATTGGAAATCTGCATAAGGAACCATAACATATTCGGATTGTCCGCCAACCCATCCTCCCATATCTACATACCCATAAGCAGAACCAGGACGATCCGGGTTTACATTTTCACAAATGTGCGTATCTTGCTCCTTACAGCTACGACAACGTCCACATGCAATGTTGAAAGGTACTGAAACAAGATCACCTTTCTTAATAAATTCGACATCTCGTCCTACTTCGATAACCTCACCTGTAATTTCATGTCCTAATATTAATCCACTCGGAGCAGTCGTTCTCCCTCTTACCATATGTTGATCGCTTCCGCAAATATTTGTTGTAATAACCTTCAAAATAACACCATGTTCACATTTTCGACCTACGTTTAACGGATTGACCCCTGGGCCATCTCTCAATATTAAATCGGGATACCCGATGTCTTGAATTTCTACTTTACCTGGCTTCATATATGCAACTGCACGATTTTTCAACATCTCTCCCCACCCTTCCAAGTCATCTTAGTTTAATAGTTACTAATTCAATATGGAATAATAAAACCCTCTACTATATTTTACTAACATTACTAAAGAATAAGATGGAAGCTACAACAACCAATAATCCTGTAAATAATCTAATTAGAGATTTAAGTCTAAAGATTAAATATTACTTATTTAAAAGTTAATTACAAAAAACTACGTCAAATAAAAAAGAAAGTAATAGTGAAAAATGACTAAATATAGAAATGTCTCAAAAACCACGGTTTTTGAGACATTTTCTTGTAAAGATAATAAAAAAAATCGAGATAAAAAAGTAAGCCCATCGAAAATCAATGAGCTTACTTTTTACTTCTACTCGTTCTCACTTTCACGATCAAACCAAAGGAGCTCTTGATTATCTACATCTCCATTATAATTAATAAGAATCTCTTCTCCTGCTTGGATATCCGTATAAGCATAAAAATCAAAGGTATGATTGTCAAAATTAATTTTATAAGTAGCATTAGGTGTATACGAATGATTAAACAGCATACCATAGCCTAGAAGAATAGCTGTATGATTTACACCATATTCAAAAGCATAGTCCGCAAGTGCTGTCTTCTCAATGTAATCATGCTCTTTATTAGGATAAGGGATAACAGGCGCTTCGTGAAGAAGCGTCCCTTTCTTGACATCTTGCTTAGCGAATACCCCTCTATTGAGTTCTCCGTCGCTTAGCGCAGACGTTTTTATTTCAATCATACTTGTCACCTCTATATTCTTTCCTCTAAGATTTTGTTCTTTGTTACGCTTGACAATTTAAGGTGATAAAATCAACTATTTTGGTTCTGGTGCAAAAAGTCCACATCTTTCGTAAAGACTTTCTGCTATACTATTTTTGAATAGTAGCTAGATTCATAGCAATGATAACTTATTTGAAAGGTGAATAGTAGATGAAAAAGAACAATCGCAGCAAAATGAAAAAAATCTTATCCACATCACTGGCACTCTCCTTATTGTCTATGCCTCTTTTAACCACACAGGCAAGGGCAGAAGAACGTTATCCAGGACAAAGTTCACAGCAAAGCAGCAAGCAGCACGGGAATAATAAGAAAGATACACTTGTGAATTTGCGCTTAATGGAAACAACAGACGTTCACACAAATCTATTAAACTATGATTATTTCAAAGATGCAGCTTATGAAAAAGTGGGCTTAGCAAAAACGGCTACTTTAATCAAAAATGCTCGAAAAGAAGTAAAAAACAGCTTATTAGTAGATAACGGAGATCTCATTCAAGGCACGCCACTAGGTACGTATAAAGCAAAGATTGCTCCACTGGAAAAGGGTGAGATCCATCCTGTTTTTAAAGCCATGAATCAGTTAGATTATGACATTGCAACGCTTGGTAACCATGAATTCAACTACGGCTTAGACCTCTTAGAAGAAGCCTACAACGATGCGAATTTTCCTTACATAAATGCCAATGTCTATGTTGATGATCATGACAACAACCCGAAAAATGACAAAAATAAATTCACCCCATATAAGATTATGAGTAAAAAAGTAGTCGATGAAAACGGAAAGAAACGTACTATTAAATTTGGTTTCATTGGATTTGTCCCACCTCAAATCAACGATTGGGATAAAGTAAACCTGGATGGGAAAGTCATTACAAAAGGCATTGTTGAAACGGCTAATAAGTACATTCCAGAAATGAAGAAAAAAGGCGCTGACGTGGTTGTTGCCATGGCTCACTCTGGTTTTAGCAGTAACAAACAAAATACAGAGGATGTGATTTACTCGTTAAGTGAAGTAAAAGGCATTGATGCGATTACATTCTCACACACACATAAAGTATTCCCAGCTAAAACGGAAGCTGCACTAGATGGTCTGTTTCTTGGTCCAGATAAAAAACCCCTTCCTGGTGTTGATAATGCAAAAGGAACAATCAACGGCGTTCCAGCTGTACAAGCAGGTTATGGCGGAGGTTCACTTGGTTTAATTGAC contains:
- a CDS encoding hydantoinase B/oxoprolinase family protein; translation: MKHNIDPITLEIMGNLLLSIAEEMGVTLVKTAYSTNIKERKDASTAIFDAQGRMIAQAEHVPMHLGSMLSVVTEVLKKFPPETIQPGDMFITNDPYAGGGTHLPDITMIEPVFIENNLVAFVANIAHHSDIGGKVPGSTSADANSIFQEGTRIPLIRICRQGEIVQETMEFIMINSRTSGERHGDLLAQISCNKAGTKRMIEVVNQYGIEHFTACTDALLDYAEELMRAGIRSLPNGTYSFEDYLDDDGVDLERKVPIRATITIGDGTATVDFTGTSPQVRGPLNVVFSGTLTTVFYCFKAIAGQNIFANQGIYRALKVIAPENSLVNCSLPAPVGVRVDTAQRIADVIFGALAKIAPDRVVAACNSSVTSAIFSGINPNTNNYFVYLETIAGGSGAHSHGDGLSGVQVHMTNTSNLPIEALEREYPILVESYRLSKDSGGAGRYRGGLGIQREFRMLTDNLNYTGLGERHKLSPWGISGGKNGAPGSFWLTRKGDKPEKIKSKISDLILNREDLITVHTPGSGGYGNPLERQIDLIINDVKEGKVSIESARKDYGVALTEDLQVDVNLTRELREGVIVK
- a CDS encoding PfkB family carbohydrate kinase, producing MKLIGIGDNVIDYYKDQNLIYPGGNALNVAVMSKRNGAQECAYLGIIGNDSNAKHVLSCLKEEEINVERVRFVTGINGEAIVSLNDTGDRVFVGTNKETRVQSLLSLRFQKIDMNYINKYDVIHTSINSDINHELIKLSHKAISYDFSTPEKWNESLLSQICPFITYAFFSGSELPINQIYSLFDSVHQYGVNVVGVTRGDKPAIFSENGEISEQQPLPTELIDTMGAGDSFIAGFLTHYHEQLDMKKALLKAAESAAKTCKHHGAFGYPKYKKEVHSTSK
- a CDS encoding GntR family transcriptional regulator translates to MDIKNSDIPLYEQYAEKFRRMILNNEYKVGDKFPVEMELAKKYGVARITIRTAINELVEEGLLVRKRAKGTFVTEPKIEREFVNVASFTERMQSRGIKASAKCHSINKIKADAKLSKRLQIEEGKEVVEIVRIRLTDGKPVALERSYLPSYLFPGIENEDLENNSLYRLLESKYSIRPGHSSKTLELTRASLKEAQLLNTKASASLFLLLGIVFSEENQVMEYVESLFLGDRFRFQVY
- the fdhA gene encoding formaldehyde dehydrogenase, glutathione-independent, producing MLKNRAVAYMKPGKVEIQDIGYPDLILRDGPGVNPLNVGRKCEHGVILKVITTNICGSDQHMVRGRTTAPSGLILGHEITGEVIEVGRDVEFIKKGDLVSVPFNIACGRCRSCKEQDTHICENVNPDRPGSAYGYVDMGGWVGGQSEYVMVPYADFQLLKFPDKDQAMEKILDLTMLSDIFPTGYHGAISAGVRPGSTVYVAGAGPVGLAAAHSAQILGASVVIVGDLNSERLTQARSFGCETVNLREHPNLGEQIEQILGIPEVDCAIDCVGFEAHGHGASTGEAPATVLNSIMEVTRAGGRLGIPGLYVTGDPGAVDEDAKFGTLRIRLGLGWAKSHTFVTGQTPVMKYHRDLMMAILNGKAQIAKAVNATIISLDQAPAAYAEFDQGASKKFVIDPHGSVKSF
- a CDS encoding SET domain-containing protein is translated as MIEIKTSALSDGELNRGVFAKQDVKKGTLLHEAPVIPYPNKEHDYIEKTALADYAFEYGVNHTAILLGYGMLFNHSYTPNATYKINFDNHTFDFYAYTDIQAGEEILINYNGDVDNQELLWFDRESENE
- a CDS encoding bifunctional 2',3'-cyclic-nucleotide 2'-phosphodiesterase/3'-nucleotidase, translated to MKKNNRSKMKKILSTSLALSLLSMPLLTTQARAEERYPGQSSQQSSKQHGNNKKDTLVNLRLMETTDVHTNLLNYDYFKDAAYEKVGLAKTATLIKNARKEVKNSLLVDNGDLIQGTPLGTYKAKIAPLEKGEIHPVFKAMNQLDYDIATLGNHEFNYGLDLLEEAYNDANFPYINANVYVDDHDNNPKNDKNKFTPYKIMSKKVVDENGKKRTIKFGFIGFVPPQINDWDKVNLDGKVITKGIVETANKYIPEMKKKGADVVVAMAHSGFSSNKQNTEDVIYSLSEVKGIDAITFSHTHKVFPAKTEAALDGLFLGPDKKPLPGVDNAKGTINGVPAVQAGYGGGSLGLIDLTLKEEKGKWKVVSSQSSTRATYKDVKDASGKTVTQSTVETDKGIVKLVQKDHDATVKYVNTPIGKTTDNIHSYFSLVQDDPSIQIVTNAQKDYVKKYVAQNKPEYKDLPILSVGAPFKVGRNGVDEYTEIKEGDLTIRSAGDLYLYDNTLKAVKVKGSVVKDWIDMSAGKFNQITPNKTEEQELLNPSFPVYNFDVIDGVQYQIDVTKPAKYDVNGNMIHANSSRVVNLTYKGNPVDPNQEFIVVTNNYRAGGGGNFPGLKGSELVVDSADENRQILMDYISEQKEITPTADNNWSITPINGTANVTFTSSPRGERYLTEGSNITYTNQTDDKGFGIYTINLND